DNA sequence from the Lynx canadensis isolate LIC74 chromosome B2, mLynCan4.pri.v2, whole genome shotgun sequence genome:
GGATGTCCCAGCCCACACATCCAAACCCCATCATCCCCTTTTTACATGCAGTCTCCCCTTGGTCCTAGGGGTGCACACTGAAGGCATGGACTGCCCTCagggagacaaagggagagagacttATACATGTACTACAAGTGGGCTCAGAGCAATTTGGGCAGGAATTTCAGACATTCTGGGATTTGGGACATGATCCAAAAGAGGGGTACAAGCTTTGGGTGGATATGACCTCTTGGTTCTACAAGTGTCTCCTATGGGGAGGTgcaaggcagaaaggaagaaaggaagaatgaaagaaagaaaggaagaattagagagagaaagaaagaaagaaagaaagagaaaggaagaaagggaaaggaagaaagaagggagggaggaaggaagaaaagaatgccCATAATTGGAATAGATCCTGTTATTGAGCTAATCTTATTAACCCATAtcaaatctttagctagactgCCTGCTTTCATCACCATAAAATTTTGATTTCAGTTCTTGAGGCACTAATTGATCAAAAAGGTTTACAAAAGCATGTTATATCTACGAGCCTAGATGTGGAATCCCAGTCCCAGACAAAGAGGCTTTACCTTCCTTCCTTGCCAGGTTATGAAGAAGCCTTAGAACAAGAGTCTAGGGGATTGAAGGACTCTCAGAAGGCTTGACTGTCACAGCAGATCACACAGGGAAGATTTTTGCACCTGGAGCTGCAGCTGTGTGGGCCAATGACAAGTGTGCCAGAACTCCTACATGTTCCATGTTCTGCTTCAGGAAATGACCAGAACTATGGACAATCTTACCAAAGACACCAACATCATCACCAGAGAACCAGGGGAAACTCCAGTGAATAGTCCTTAACAATTGTCTGGCATTGGACAGGATTCTGGCTTGCCAAAAGTGTGCCTGGGCAGTGGTCAGAAGTACTACTGGGCATGTATTCCCATAACGTCTATGCCACCACCAGAAATATTCACTACACACCCAGAAATCCACCAAATTGCCACTGTCATCTTCCTTCTGCCATTAAGTATGCTTCAAGTCCAACATCTCAGAGCCTTCTTAGCTAACTCCCTTCAAATTTCAAATTGTGGTTGTACTCCCTAACGTAATCcttaataattattcttttagtGTATTCCAAAGTATACCTCTGTGACACCCCTGATCTCAAAGACCCTCTGACACCTGTCAGTCTTAGGACATGCCCAGCAGATGATAACAGCTAGTCTTTCTGAGCCAACAAGAACATGGAAGCCAGCCCACCTCTgacaaccaactgaaccaacacCAACCTCACAATGACTGTTATTCCATCCCCCAGAGCAGATTGTATGCATGAATAAAAGGAGTAAATGACCAAGTGTTCACAATTTTCCACTTCTTACCCTCTACTTTGCTTCACCCAAACTTATGTAGGCTTTCCCCTACCTACGACCCATAAATTTGGCTTGCGCCAAGTTTAAACAAGCACACTGGTGAACACCGACCTCCTGAACAGTTCAGTGTGAGAATCTGCTGACTTTGGAGAAAAGTATTCCCCACTGCACAACCTGATTTTACACCTGCAGCCCCACCATCTTCCCTCCTCACCTACATAGTCCCTGCTGattctgcccacctcccccctaTAAAAGACAAGTCTGTTCTGATGGACATTGGATGCTTGCAACTTTCTGAGATCAGAATGTTAGATAATTTCCCTAATGTGAGCACCATCTGGACGTGATGATACATAATGTCAGAGTCTGACTTCCTGTCTGGAAGGCGGCAGGTGACCGTCCTGGGGCTGGGACTTCCCACCGCAGTGGGCGAGGCAGGAGCCAGCGTGGTGCAAGGGTGTGGGCGGGCGCCTGGACAAGGACGTGGTCTCTTTCAGAACCGCCATATTGCCCACCCCAACCTCCCCGCCCCCTTTCCTGCTGCAAATTCACAATGGAGCCTGTGCCCTCAGCGTGCCCTGCTCTGGCCACTGTCCCCAATCGGGCTCCCAGATTcctcctgcctgcccttccccaaccatcccctgctgggggcaggggcgaCAGGCCACAGGATGTCAGTGGTAGAAAACTGTGCTGCCTGGAGGGCTGGGTGGGGTTTGCGCCAGGAGACATTGATCCCTGGAGGCAGTCTCTCAGGGCGGGGTCCAAGTGGTCCTTGGTCCTGGCTGGCAGGACCCGTCCATCAGCTGGGATGCTGTGACATTCAGCCCTGCCTGGGGGTGATGGCCTCCCCAGCATCCACAGCTTTCCCTAGAAGGGGATCTGCTGGGCTCACCCTCCTGGTTCAGTGCCCTTCCCGGCTTTGCAGTCTGTCGCCATAATATGGCCGATGCTCTGCAGATTTCCAAGCCCCTCTGCAGCAGCTGCTGGAGGAACAGGGGCTTGTGCCTATAGGACTCCTCCACTGTCTGACCACAATGGCCACTGTTCCAAGGACATGACAGGGAGAAAAGGGCCATCCTTCTTGATATTTAGGATGCTAGGCcatcatgtggttttttttttctccccagttttGGGAGGTCATCAGTGATGAGCATGGGATCGACCCCACTGGCAGTTACCATGGAGACAGTGACTTGCAGCTGGAGAGAATCAATGTGTACTACAACGAAGCTGCTGGTGATTATTTcggtgttttttgtttggttttgtttttttgcccaGTCAACCTTGCTTTGCATACCGTGGCAGACGGAATGTGCTAGGAACATACAAATGCCAAAGACATGCTTCttgcattcattttaaatgtcaacTGGCAAAAATACACTTCATAGTTCCTTACGACTCCTGCATGTTTGCCATGACTAAGCATGCCATCATCTCTTTTAAAGCAGAAAAGCACCTCTGCTCACTTTTGCCTCAGATGCTAGAATTTTCTCTAATGATTCTGCCGTGAAAGGCACATAGAGCACAGTCTTGCCTGTGATTCCCTTGCCCACTGCAGGTCTAAGTCCGGCTCTGTTCCCCGCAGGTAACAAATACGTACCTCGGGCCATCCTGGTGGATCTGGAGCCAGGCACCATGGACTCGGTCAGGTCTGGACCATTCGGCCAGATCTTCAGGCCAGACAACTTCGTGTTCGGTATGTAGTCCTGATCCATGGCAAATGGCTCAGTGAGTCTCCTTTCTCAACACTGTGGAAATCATCGTTCTTGGTGCTGAATGCTAAGGTGGAGATTGTGTGTCCATGGACAGCCTTGGGTCCTGGCCACTTCTCTGGCCCCTCTCTGGGCAGCTCAAAGAGCTGTCAGCCTGCAGAGGGCTTCTATGGTGCTCCTACTACAGAGCAGCCCGTGGCAGTAAAGAATACTGAGCAGTGATGAACCTTCCAACAGGAAGGTTGACAGGCTGCCGGTGATGTCAGAGGGCCCGAGACAGCAGGTAACCACTTCAGGAAGCCAGAGGCCAAAGGCACAGGTTGTGACCAGAAGTGGAGACAGCAGCTTGGAGCCCATCTTCTTTTTGGATCATATTGTACCCTTGCCCTTGCCTGTTTATTGATTGTACCTACATTAAGTACATTAAATACTGAATGCAGACCTGTACAAACTGGTCATGAACATGGTGCCTTTATCATCCCCTAATGGTGCCCAGGATCACCCGCAGATGAAATGTCCTTCCCTACAATCCAAATACTAACAGCAGAGGAACAGGAAGAGTGAGATCTTAGCAACTCCGCAAAGAACCAGGACAGCTTCATATGAGTCACCAGTATGATGAGGCTGCCCAGAAGCTGATGTGGTCCGAGCTGCATTCATAGCTCATAGTCAAGAACAATCGAACTCGTTCTGAACTCAAAATCCTGTTTCATGGGGCTGCGGGGAGGGAGTCCAGGAAGAAACTTGAAATGTTTAGCCAGTGAGGCAATACCTTAGGAGTATGAAAACTGCGGGTATCTGAAAAGTGTGGAGAAGATACACATCTTTAGCTGACAAACCAAACCTGAACCAATGGCTAAATGGTATGTATCAATAGATAGGAAGGAACTTTCTAAGGAACTTTGTAGCAGACACTGTTGGTACCAGGCCATGTTCCTGTGACCCTCATTCTTCCCAGAACCCCTACTGCATGTCCTGCCCACAATGCCCCTTTGGAAGGAGGACTGTTAAAGGACAGACCAGAGGCAAAATAGGCCAGCTTTCCTGGCTCTTGGTGTGACAATTCTGGTCCCTTACAGATCCCCCAGTGTGGAGCCCTGTGCCCACCCCAGTAACCTGCTTGCAAATGCAGCTTGGGGACTTCCCTTTCCTGGTTCAGTTCCTCACTACCCTCTTGCTGCTTCCTGGAACCACCTCCCTAGTAAACTTCACTCAGAACCTTGTCTCAGGTTGGCTTATGGGGACTGACCTAAGACACTCACCAAAGCGGAGATCCTGTCGTTTTTTATTGCTGTGGGATAGgttaccacaaactcagtggcttaaagcaTCATAATCATCTTATAGTTTCTGGGGGCAAAAGTCATGGGTCTCTGCTCATGTCCTCAACTGACATCCTGGGCAGCTCCATCTAGAACCCATGGCCCTCTTCCATGGCCTTGGGTGATTGGCAAAAGTCAGTTCCTCACACTCATGGGTCTGAGGTTCCTGTTTGCTTGCTGGCTGTTGATCAGAGGCCATTCTCTGATCCTAGAAGCTGCCTGATGTTGCCTGCCACCTGGACATCTCCACAACGTGATAGCAGTTCCTTCAAGGCCAGCAGGAGAGTGTCTCTACTGCTTCAAAATTCTGATGTCTTCTTCTACTACCAGctggaaaaaaattctttgctttAAAGGAGTTCATGTGATTAGAGGAGGCCCACCCAcgtaatctccctattttaaggtcagctgactGGAATCTTAATTATATGtgcaaaatcccttcacagtagtacctagattagtgtttgagtAACTGGGAAAAGGTTGTGTACACCCCAGGGCCAGGTGGCTCTCAGGGCTGTGTTAGAATTCTGCCTTCTCCAAATGGACAGTTTGGGGAATGGAAAGCACATGGTCTTTGAAACATCTGGTTCTGACATTTGAATCTATGTTCACAGAGTAAATGATGTTTCTACTTACTAGTtgtatggccttgggcaagtattcattctctctgagccttagcttctttttccagaaagtgatcatacagtatgtacttcAGAGGGttattgcaaggattaaatgaaatgacatatGTATAGTACTTGTCACACAATAGTGCAACAGTTGGTGCTGCAGTGAGCATCCTACTAAGGCAGGTAGGTGTTCAAGAACAGGCTATATGACTTCTTGCTAGGAATTCTGCAAAGAGGGGGCAGGGACCAAGATAgatttattttggaatttcttttaattttagaaaatatgattTTCAGATCCCCTTTGGCCACAGAAGTCTATGGATCAATGTGAATGTTCTTGGAAAAGCTAATATACCTATCAAAATAAGACCTTAATTGACtgatattaaatgtttttttggtACAGATTTTCATAAGGGGATAGAGCTTGTGTGCTCAAATTTCAGG
Encoded proteins:
- the LOC115513648 gene encoding tubulin beta-4B chain-like, which produces MWFFFSPQFWEVISDEHGIDPTGSYHGDSDLQLERINVYYNEAAGNKYVPRAILVDLEPGTMDSVRSGPFGQIFRPDNFVFGM